CTATAATTACTTCCTTCATAGCGATATAGAACATTTGTCATTTTACTCGCCGCCTCCCTTTATAGGTCTAAAGTTCGACGCTAATAGAGGAAAATCCTTCCTTTATAGCGAATGTTGAACATTACGATGATATTAGCGGAGGGGTTTCAGATGGCAAGAAGAAAGAGTAAGGCGAAGCAGGAAGAGGAATTTATAAACGGGGTAATAGTACTTTCGTTATTCGGATCACTTGCCGGAACATATACTTTGACCAAATCGATACAGATCTCAATTATTGTATGTATCCTAGTCGTCGCAGTCGTCATTGCAGCGCTTATATCGCGGAAATTGAAGCATGAAGAAAGATTGAAGAGGTCGGGTATTGCTGAGATAGATAAAATGGAGGGTGCTCAGTTTGAACAATACCTTGGTCACCTTTTCCGATCTCAAGGTTACAAAGCTGAAGTTACACAAGCAGCAGGTGATTACGGTGCTGATCTGATTCTATCCAAAGACGGTAAGCGAATAGTCGTCCAAGCTAAGCGGTACAGCAAGAATGTTGGACTTAAGGCAGTGCAAGAGGTTCGTGGAGCAGTTTCACATTACGGCGCTTCGGCTGCTTGGGTTGTAACGAACAGAGATTATACTGAGCAGGCTTACAAACTAGCAAAGTCGAATAATGTACGTCTCATCGGTCGTGAAGAACTTATCGAAATGCTTCTCCAAATGAAAGAGAAGATGACAACTGCTAAAAAGGTTAATAATGCTAAGACGAGTGCTTAAGCGAAATAGTGAGCAATACAAAGCATGATATGTGAATAGATGTGATCAAGCATTATATTCACCTTCGGAGATTTTGACTCTTATTTCATTGGCTCAGTAAAATGGTTTTGTCCTCCATTGTTACAAAGTCCGTAAAGATTTTAAGCAAAGAGCGCAGCGCTTTTGCTGCGGATGCGGAGCGGACGCCGCTCTATAGATTAGACTCATTGTACGACTGAATTGAATACATATTCCAAAGTCGCTCATAATTGGGCGGCTTTTTCTATTGGAAAAATTGATTTGAAGAAGAAGCAACAGCAGCGGTGTTTGAAAGATCCACCTCGGCAACCGGCTAAGTGTAAGGGCTGCGTATGGGGGCGCTGGGAAGGAACTGCACAGTTTTGTGTCAGAGTGAAATGTCAGAAGGAAAAATCTACCTGAATGTCGAAAAATGATGCCAGGAGGGATAGAATGTTTGACTTGATTGGGAATTTAAGAGAATTTAAAAATTTGACTCTGCTAAAATTATTGATCTTTTCCACGTTTGTTTTACTATTGCTTGTCTTTGTTAGAGAATTCATGCCGACTTTGTTTATCGATTTTTTAGAAACTGTATCCTATTTCTCAAAAAAATTAAACTATGAGAAATGGAAGTCTATTCTACCATTAATTCAAATTTTGTTTGGTGCACTCGTTGTAATGTTTACTGTTGCGTTTATTATTGCGTTGTTCTTATATGAATTTTACTGGAAGAAAGATGAGGGCTCTTTCTTATTCGCTAGAAAGGAGATGAAATCAGAAAAAGAAAGGAACTAGTTGGTCTTAGGTCACAACTATTAGAACTACAAAATTAAATCATTTACTAGATGATAGGCCAATGGTAGGATAGGATAAAAATACCATTGGGGGAACACGAGTGAAAAAGTTTATTTCAGGTTTTGTTGCAGGAGCATTATTGTTTGGTGGCGCTTCGGCGTTTGCTGCGTCAGGGTTGCTTGGTCAGAAGGTACAAGGAGTATTTACTGTTGAAAAGGATGGCGCTAAAATTGCTGAAGCTGCAATCATAAATGGTTCGGCATATGCTCCTTTAAGAGCCGTGGCAGATGCAACAGGGACAGAGATAGGAATCCAAGGAAAGAAAATAATTATTGGATCACCATCAGGATCTGTTTCATCCTCCGGTTCTAACAACACCTCAACAACAAGTCAATCAGCTGCAGCGACTTCAAGAACTAAACCGGCTGCGCTTGGTCAAACTGTGAATTTTAATAATAAAGACTATGGTTTCTCGGGAACTGCTAGTGTAACCGAAGTCTTAAGAGGTCAATTCGCCTGGCAGAAAATAAAAGATGCCAATATGTTCAATGATGAAGCTGGATATGAGTATATTTTGGCGAAAGTGAATCTGAAAATATCTAATTATAAAGAATCCGATGCTGCAGTTCATATGACAGAAGCATACTTCAAATTGATTTCCACAACAGGAACTGCTTATGACTCTGTAAGTGTGGTTACTCCTGACCCTTCAATAAATACTGATGTTTATGTCGGATCATCTCATGAGGGCTGGGTAGTTTTTAAAGTGAAGCAAGGAGATGCTTCTCCATTAATCGCCTTTGCAAGAAGTTATGATGGCACAGGTGGTGCTTGGTTTAAAACAAATTAAACATGTTTCCAAGGGAGTCTCGCCACCGGCGGGGCTTTTTTACTTTTCGAGAAAGGAATTGACCCCTGTGAAAATAACAAATATTGGCATATCAATCGATCTCACCCAGCCCGTGCTGGATGTGGTAGATGTTATTTCCATCGTTCTAAACCACCATCCCAGCCGACACCAAGAGATCCTTGAAGCTATTGATATTAAGATCTGCGAAGCGTTGGCCGATCTTCAGAAATCCAAAGAACTGCAGCAGTAGTAACTGGATCCAAATTAGAAGAAGTTGTGGATTAGCACGCCTGACATGGAGCGTTTTTTGTACTTCAGAGGGTGAGTAAATGGAACAGTTAGACGATTTAACGCAGCATAGATTAGCGATATTTATTATATGAAAATATGGTAAAATACTCCTTTACCATAGTTCGAGCAACAAATTGTCAGTAATTAATCCTATGATAGGTAAATATCGACACAGTGAAGAAGATCCCCGTGCTGTAAAACAGGCAGTAGTTTATTTAACGACTGAGCAAGACGAAATATTTAGAAACGGGGATGTGGTAGAAACCTATAAATATTTAGTTGAAATCGATGAAAATGATCCCGACCTTTATTTAGATGAGAAGGATTACCAATTTAGGCAAGAATGCAATAAAGATTTTGAAGAGTCCGATAATACAAAATGGTATTTTTATTTAAAACCTATAAATGTTTCCGACACGTTAGAGTGGAATGGACATTGCTATACAAGAATACCGAATTTTTAGGTGTATAGTAGTTTGTTTAATGAGTTAACGGACCATACTGCGCAACAAATATTATGACAACACGCTACTTATAGGCGTGTTTTTATTTTGCCCTCGTAGCAGTTACGGGGGCTATTCATATAAAGGAGGGAATTAAAATGTCTAAATCTCAAATCGCTGCGTCAACAGTAGGGGCAGTGCTTGTACCAGTGTTTGACTTTTTTTACGGGGAAGCGGACGCTGTCGCAACGATTATGATCGCACTTTTATTCTTTATTATCATGGATTGGTTATCTGGTATTAGAGCCGCCAAAAAGGATAATACCTATGCAAGAAAATACGGGATTGATGGAGTGTTCCGCACATTCTTCATGCTATTGCTTCCTGCAGGGGGGCATCTATTGGATATGGTATTTGGGTTGCCTGGAGCGATATTTGGAGCACTGTCTATTGGTACTTTATATCACGTTTTGCAGAGCATGACGGCTAACTTAATCCGGGCAGGGTGGGGAGATTCGCTCCCATTGCCGGTCTTAGATGTAGTACTCAAGTGGGTGGGAAGTGAGCTAGATAAAAAGGTCAAAAGAGCCGCAAGCAGACAAGGAGTTGACGATTAATGTCTCTGACACTAGACCAAGTAAAGGCTAAATCCACAAAGCGATTGATAGGATTACATCCCGTTGTACTAGCCGCGACACAAGCGCTGATCGAGCGCTGTTACGATCGTTGTATCAACATAGTGATTACTCAGGGACTGCGCACAATAGCCGAGCAGGACGCACTATATGCACAAGGACGTACTAAGCCAGGAACTATCGTCACTAATGCTAAGGGTGGCACTAGTTATCACAACTACGGACTAGCTATAAATTTTGCATTGTTACTACCGGACGGGAAACAGGTATCATGGGATTTAAAACGTGATGGTGATGGTGACAAGATAGCTGATTGGACGGAGGTAATTCAGGAGGCTAAAGCTATTGGTTTCGAATGGGGCGGTGATTTTGTCTCGATTAAGGATGCACCCCATTTTCAAATGACTTTTGGGCTGACAACCTCACAATTACGTGCGGGTGTTAAGCCGTCAGGGATCGCTATGTCAAAAGCAACAGCTATTATAGATCGATTAAAAGGGGAGGTAGATGAAGACATGAGTAGAATTAAGGAGCTAGAAGCAATCGTAGTGAAGCAGGAAGAGCGCCTAGCAGCCGTAGAAAAACGATTAAACATCTCAGGCAAAGAAACATATGCCATCAATTATACAGAGGCTATTACGGCTGCTAAAGCGGTTGGAGCGATATCTACATCGGCAGAAAAGTCAAAGCTAGAACTTAATGTGATTCAAATGTTGTACAACATGGGATTATTTGCGAAGGGGGATAAATAATTAATGGACAATCAAAACTTAACAGATGTTCTAGCGTTCGCCTCGGTGATCGCTGTTTTTGTATTAGCAGGGGTACATTTCGTAAAGAAAACTTTTAATGTTCCTAACAACGTGCTTCCTGCAATCGGTTTAGTCATTGGCTTGTTGATCGGGGTTGTAGCTTATTCATTTACGGACTTATCTTTAGTGTTACGTTTATGGTCTGGTGGCCTTGCTGGGCTGTCAGCAACGGGGTTGTTTGAGTTGGCTTTTAGCAAGAAGGATGGGACTACAAAAGAATAAAAAACTTAGCCCACTGGCTTCGGCTGGTGGGCTTTTTGTCGTTTACAGATTACTTCTGCGTCGATAAATATAAAGGCGGCGGAAGCGCTGTACCCTGTCCATAATGGCAGGGTATTATAGTACATAGGAGTGATTACTTTAGCACTTATATAAGGTCTTGGTGTTCGAAATGGATTTCCTTGAGGCTGCCATGTCACAATCTAAGAGTCAGTAAGAAAACAAGGAGATTTAGACACAATCGGGAGCCTGTAAATCACGAGGATATCCTAGAGAGAACCATACCGAAAGTAATCATGATAACCGGAGTCCTGTTCGTTCGGCAAAATTTGAATTTCAAGTATATATAATAAGACCCAACTATATTAAACTGTACCCTACCGAGAGACTTTTTAAAAGTGTCTACTCGATAGGGTACAGTTTATATTAGAAGGGTCTTATTATTTTTGTGATTTTCAATTGAAATAAAGCAAAGCAATCACTCAACAATGACTGTGTAATGCATTGTATTTCCATTACCGAAGTTTGCAGCTATAATACTAGTACCCGGATTTAGTGCAACGAATAAACCTTCTTGGGTATAATCAACGGCATGACCATCATGAACAAACCAAAAACTATATCCAGTTACATAAATCGACTCTCCGACTTTCATCTTAATTGTGGCTTCAAATATCGAACTTGGAGTTATAATGGATGCTTCCGACTCTGAAACCTTAGCAACTTGTGATGGTGTTACGCTGGAAGCAAAAGATGTTGATCCAATAGAAAAACATGCAGATACAGTCAATAATCCAGCTAATAGTTTCTTTTTCATATCTCGACCATCCTCCCTATATTTTGTATGAAAAATTATCCAATTGTAAACATGTTTTGTAGCCCGCCGACCTTATGCCGTACGGGATTTTTATCAATTTATAAAAAATTGCGAAATCGTAACTTGAATTTATAATAGGAGCTTTCTATTCCCAGGAATCTCTTACCACTACGGTATATGCCATAGTGTTACCGTTACCAAAATCAGCAATAACTACTGAAACACCTGGTTTTAGAGCAACGAATCTACCTTCCGCAGGGTATACTTCTACACAACCATCAGACGATTCGTACCAAAAATCGTATCCGGTCAACCAGACTGTTTGCCCAGGTACTAGCTTTATCACAGCTGAGTATTGATCTAGAGTAGTGATTGGAGCTCTTAATTCCGAATTGTTTAAGGTGGTTGTAGAGACACTATTTGCAAAAGAAGTAGATCCTAAAGCAAAACATGCAGAGACAGTTAAGAGGCCAGCTAAGATTTTCTTTTTCATAATTCAACCTTCCTTCCTATATTTGGGATACAAACCAATTATGATACATAAATATACAAATGTAAACATATTTTGTAAATTTATAGATTATTATACTATATTTGGGATATTCAATATTGAATTAACTTCTAATTCGAGTGATTCTCTTATTTTATGATAAAGCGACATATACATAATTTTCCAAATGAATTATATTTAATTTACATGGTTCGGAAGTACCGACAGTGTAATCCGGAAGTATCAGACCTCGTGGATCAAATCGCGGGGGCTATTTTTGTAGGAGGAATAATATTGCTGAAGTCTGTAGTTGTCGTAATAGTACTTGTAGTTGTATCAGCAGTCGTAGGTTCTTTTTTTCTGACAAAGAGACAGAAGGGGTACGCCAAGGAATCCGTTATTGATCCACTCAAAATCACAATTCAGGATGTAGACCGTATGGAAGATGGATCGGAGTTTGAGGAATACCTGTATCGTTTATTTTCAGCTTTGGGATATAAAAATGCTTACAAAACACCGAGAAGTAGAGACTTTGGTACTGATTTAGTTTTTACGGATCGGGAAGGATATCGAAATGTCGTCCAAGCAAAGCGTTATTCATATCCAGTAGGATTAGGGGCTGTTCAAGAGGTTTATGGTTCGATGAGGTATTACCGAGCAAAGAAGTCCATGGTCATAACTTCAAATCATTATACAGCAGCATGCGAAGAACTTGCAGGACATAATGCTGTGAAATTACATAATCGAAGTGATCTAATAGAGATTATCGACTTATTTAAGGCAGGACAGATAGACAAAGTAAAGGATCTCATAGAGGCGGAACCTAGGGTGATATTAGACTCATGGGATGGTTATATGAAGAGTAATAAAATCATAAAAAAGGATTATAAATCATAAAAACGACTGGTTGCGAAGAAATAGATAGTTCGGAGAACAAGGAGTTTTTATACTGATGAATAATGCAGATTTTCAATACAAAAATACATACTTTTTCATAGGGAATCCTGCGATTCTATGGATCACCATACTTGGCTTAGTGTTACTGGGATTTGTTTTGTTTTATTTCATTAAGAAATACATAAAGAGAAGAAGATGAGAGACAGGTATTTTAATACATAGGAGTGATCATGTTGAGTAATGTATACAAAGTCCTACAGACAGACTCTGACTTTCTAACAGCAGCCCTAACACAGTCCCAGTCCCAGTTAGATATAGTTGAACGGCGTGGTGATCTGGCTGGATGTCTAATTGATTGCGGCGGTCCAGTACAAAAATGGAGCCCTATTAGTGTGAAAGTTGCTGATGCTTATTACATGAAAACTGAATTTGAATTCAGGATGGTTTTGGCTTAAGTGTGTATAACAAATACCCCGTCGACCTTAATTGGTCAACGGGGTATTTTTGCTTTCAGGAAACATCCTCTTACCGGGGATATCAATTACATATGCACGATAAGGATAATTAACTTACTCTTCAGAATATCGTGCCTTGACACACAAGGTTTTCGTGACCTTAACGTTTTTTTAGCTTTAAAATAAAATTCGCAATTGATACAAGAGCTAAAATTGCTAACAGAATATTAGTCATAGATAACGTCTCGTTTAAATTATTTATGCTATCAACAGACCTACCAGTTAATTGGCCAATACTATCCGCGACACGACCTATATTACTAGAAATTCCATTGATGTATTGAACAATATCCTCTTCACTCATAACGCAGCACCTCCCATAATTTTAAAAATGTTTCTTTTTTTCTAAACTATTAAATAAATAGAATATATTACTAATTATACCATGTTAACAATGAGAGATCTCACATACAAGAATGTTTTATTATTATACAATTCCATTGTACATATTCCAAATAGAGGAAGGGGAAGCAAAATTATGAAATGGAAATCAGCAATACCGGCATTAGCAATAACAATCACCTTGATAGGAACAGCATTAGGATTTACTCCTTCAGTGAGTGCAGAAGAATCGAGTACAAAAATTAAGCTCGATGTTATTTCTGTGGACGTCCCCTATACTGAGCCCGGTTATTCTTTTAATAGAATAGAAACACCAACCGAGGTTAAGGTAGAGGTAATGGATGAAGCGGGAGAAGTTGTTGATGCTTACGGCGAAATAAAGGATCTTAGTAGTTCAAATTCTAAATCCACTCTGTTTGCTGCCGCTTCCGATCGTACTGTACTTGCATTCAAAGAAGTTGTAACGAATGGTTTTGTAACAAATCGACTATACACTAGTCTCGTTATTAGAACAATTCCAGGAAGCTCTTTTGCACAGATCCAATCTGTTAACGAAACTTACTGGACCCCTGCTAGTTCCGATGGAACTTGGACGTTAGAAGAAAGACACGGTTATACCACTCCAAGAACTGGGTCGTATCCAACATGGCAAGTTACCGTAACAGGTACGGCAGTTGTTGACACCGTAAGAACTGAATACGGCGGTGTCCAACTTAGTGGAATTGGGTGGAGTAGTACATCTGAAGGCCATTATCGTAAAATAATTGAAGCTGAATTTGCTTACTCTACTCAATAAGTGTGCTAATAAAGTGATTGTAGTACTTAATTAACTAAAGACCGGTTCATTGTTCATTAACAACTCCCGCCCATGATTATCTTGGCGGGAGTTTATTCGTTCAATAGTAAGAAGTGAGGTAACCGTTCGGTAAGGAAAAATGCTGTTCTTTTTCGTCGTCTTCTCTATACAGAGGATGATGAGTGGTTACTCGGTTCCTGTATGGGAAATCGTTCAGGATTTAAGCACTGATGCCAGCGCACTTTCGGATGCTGGCCAAGTGCATTACCAGTTCACTGATGACCATGAGCAGAAGGGTATCCGCGGCTGGTTACTGAACCAACCATCACGATAGGAGCATGGGGATAACCTCGCTGCTCCTTTTTCCATTTGCATAAAAATCAATATAATGGTTATAATACAAACAAATGTTCTTATTTTGGGGGCGTTCACATGAAAATGAATGTTGGCCAAATAGTTAAAATTGTATATATGGATAAAGCGGGGAAGATCACGCAACGAAAGATTGAGATCAAAGGTATTCGAGACGGTCGTATCAGGGCCAGCTGCATGAATACAGGTGCACCCCGCGTGTTCCTTACATCCAGCATCCTCGCTTGGCAGGCTATATCAGAGAAACGCTATGCTTAGCGACACAGCCCGCAAACTACTGATGATCATGCGGCATTGCTCGGTGCATCACGGGTACATGCCTACGCTAGAGGTACTGGAGACAAAGAGACTATCGATTTCCTCTTTCCGTGAGGCCGTAGCCTCAGTATCAATCATGACCTTGCCTTCTACGAAAATAAGGGTGGAATAAAATGATGACACATAAATAATTACCCCTTCATTGCTGTTGGGACTGACTGATGTTCGAAAATCAGACTAGACTGGCACACGTTACAAATGATTATGAGTGGCAATTGGAACTTCAACGTAAGCTGGAGGTGCTCCGGTTGACGGGACGGGTTCCAAAGGCTTAACATATATAATAGAAGGAACGCATTTATAAGAAATTAGAACAAAAGAAAATCATCTGATAAAATCACGGAAAAATCACATAATCTCTTTTCATTAGTTGGTACTTGTTTCTACTATTAGAAGGTATATGTCCATGAGCGGAAAAAGTAGATCATATTTTTACACTGGTTTTGACCTGTTTTGATGGGCTATGTAATAATATAATAAAGTATATATTCAAAAACGTGATTCTAGACTGGAGATGAAACCATTGGGAAATTGATACTGAAAGGAACAACTGGCAAGCTTCTTGCCAATACTCTGAAAAAACGAAGGAGGTGGGCCTATCCATCTGTATGTTGAATGATGGATAGGATTATAAATTGAGCGACCCTTTACCCGGTATATTACACGTAGGTCTTATTATTCTGTTGGTGTTATTAAATGGATTCTTTGTTTCAGTCGAATATGCAATGGTAAAAGTACGAAGCGGTAGAATTGATACCCTTATTGAAGAAGGTAGTAAAAAAGCTTTAAAAGCAAGAAGCATCGTACGCAACTTGGAAGGTTATCTATCCGCCTGTCAGCTTGGTATTACATTGGCTTCGCTTGCACTAGGATGGCTGGGGCAACCAGCGATTGCAAACCTTGTCGGGCCATTATTAGGAAGTATAGGGTTTGGAGTAACCACTGTTAATGTTGTATCTTTGATTATTGCTCTAATGTTCATTACTATCTTGCATATCGTATTAGGAGAGCTTGCACCTAAGACCATTGCAGTTAACAAGGCTGAATCTGTCCTCTTGCTAACAGCTGGACCGATGAATGTGTTTTACAAGATCATGTATCCAGTGATATGGATCGTAAATGGGATGGCACGTGGTTTATTACGGATCGTCCGTTTAGCCCCTGCTTCAGAGCTGGGAACGGCGCATACGGAAGAAGAAATCCGTATTATCATGCAAGAAAGTAATAAAAGTGGCTTTATTGATAATACCGAAATGACGTTGGTAGACAATATTTTTGAATTTGTTGATACAATGGCTCGGGAGATCATGATTCCTCGGACCGAAATGATCTGCTTGAATAATAATCTTTCAACAGAAGAGAACCTTGAGATTGCTTTTGATGGAATGAGGACGCGTTATCCAGTCTGTGATGGAGATAAGGATCACATTCTAGGCTTCATTCATATCAAGGACTTAATTAGGGATCGTGAACAAAGCTATAATAAATTAATTCGTCCTATACTAACCGTACCAGAATCTATTCAGATTAGTGCTCTGCTGAAGGTCATGCAGCGTGCGAAGACACAAATCGCCATTCTGATTGATGAGTACGGTGGAACTTCCGGAATGGTTACGCTGGAAGATATCATGGAGGAAATTGTGGGAGAAATTCAGGATGAATTCGATGAAGAACGTCCTGGTGTTGAGAAGCTGGGAGAGGATGAACACTCCATTGACGGCTTGATGCTTATTGAAGAGATTAATGATCTTTTGGATCTCCATATGGAAACTGAAGATTATGATACGATTGGCGGTTGGATGTATTCTAAACTGGAGGTTAATCCACCTCAAAAAGGATTGTCTGTAGAATTTGATGATCATCTGTTTATTGTGGAAGAAACGGATAATAAACGGATTTCTCGAATCAAGCTACTGAAGTTGCAGTTATTGACTGAAGAAGCTGGTGCTTAATGAACTAATTTATATTTTTAAGGACACAGTGCTATAGCGCTGTGTCTTTTTTTAACTATAATAGAATTCATAAAATTTC
This window of the Paenibacillus sp. FSL R10-2734 genome carries:
- a CDS encoding restriction endonuclease; this translates as MARRKSKAKQEEEFINGVIVLSLFGSLAGTYTLTKSIQISIIVCILVVAVVIAALISRKLKHEERLKRSGIAEIDKMEGAQFEQYLGHLFRSQGYKAEVTQAAGDYGADLILSKDGKRIVVQAKRYSKNVGLKAVQEVRGAVSHYGASAAWVVTNRDYTEQAYKLAKSNNVRLIGREELIEMLLQMKEKMTTAKKVNNAKTSA
- a CDS encoding M15 family metallopeptidase → MSLTLDQVKAKSTKRLIGLHPVVLAATQALIERCYDRCINIVITQGLRTIAEQDALYAQGRTKPGTIVTNAKGGTSYHNYGLAINFALLLPDGKQVSWDLKRDGDGDKIADWTEVIQEAKAIGFEWGGDFVSIKDAPHFQMTFGLTTSQLRAGVKPSGIAMSKATAIIDRLKGEVDEDMSRIKELEAIVVKQEERLAAVEKRLNISGKETYAINYTEAITAAKAVGAISTSAEKSKLELNVIQMLYNMGLFAKGDK
- a CDS encoding restriction endonuclease; translated protein: MLLKSVVVVIVLVVVSAVVGSFFLTKRQKGYAKESVIDPLKITIQDVDRMEDGSEFEEYLYRLFSALGYKNAYKTPRSRDFGTDLVFTDREGYRNVVQAKRYSYPVGLGAVQEVYGSMRYYRAKKSMVITSNHYTAACEELAGHNAVKLHNRSDLIEIIDLFKAGQIDKVKDLIEAEPRVILDSWDGYMKSNKIIKKDYKS
- a CDS encoding holin translates to MDNQNLTDVLAFASVIAVFVLAGVHFVKKTFNVPNNVLPAIGLVIGLLIGVVAYSFTDLSLVLRLWSGGLAGLSATGLFELAFSKKDGTTKE
- a CDS encoding phage holin family protein, whose amino-acid sequence is MSKSQIAASTVGAVLVPVFDFFYGEADAVATIMIALLFFIIMDWLSGIRAAKKDNTYARKYGIDGVFRTFFMLLLPAGGHLLDMVFGLPGAIFGALSIGTLYHVLQSMTANLIRAGWGDSLPLPVLDVVLKWVGSELDKKVKRAASRQGVDD
- a CDS encoding hemolysin family protein, with the translated sequence MSDPLPGILHVGLIILLVLLNGFFVSVEYAMVKVRSGRIDTLIEEGSKKALKARSIVRNLEGYLSACQLGITLASLALGWLGQPAIANLVGPLLGSIGFGVTTVNVVSLIIALMFITILHIVLGELAPKTIAVNKAESVLLLTAGPMNVFYKIMYPVIWIVNGMARGLLRIVRLAPASELGTAHTEEEIRIIMQESNKSGFIDNTEMTLVDNIFEFVDTMAREIMIPRTEMICLNNNLSTEENLEIAFDGMRTRYPVCDGDKDHILGFIHIKDLIRDREQSYNKLIRPILTVPESIQISALLKVMQRAKTQIAILIDEYGGTSGMVTLEDIMEEIVGEIQDEFDEERPGVEKLGEDEHSIDGLMLIEEINDLLDLHMETEDYDTIGGWMYSKLEVNPPQKGLSVEFDDHLFIVEETDNKRISRIKLLKLQLLTEEAGA
- a CDS encoding DUF4352 domain-containing protein — translated: MKKFISGFVAGALLFGGASAFAASGLLGQKVQGVFTVEKDGAKIAEAAIINGSAYAPLRAVADATGTEIGIQGKKIIIGSPSGSVSSSGSNNTSTTSQSAAATSRTKPAALGQTVNFNNKDYGFSGTASVTEVLRGQFAWQKIKDANMFNDEAGYEYILAKVNLKISNYKESDAAVHMTEAYFKLISTTGTAYDSVSVVTPDPSINTDVYVGSSHEGWVVFKVKQGDASPLIAFARSYDGTGGAWFKTN